From Watersipora subatra chromosome 2, tzWatSuba1.1, whole genome shotgun sequence, one genomic window encodes:
- the LOC137388462 gene encoding potassium channel subfamily K member 5-like yields MTVNFQAVMPYKRMGSGRRHSLSRDDDSSDTDHEYSLQSYHHLRDETSFGLRRRNISNNAQKNPPSKKGKGEYPHNLSTKAICINFVTVVISTIGLIALVLGYCCLGGAVFQWLEADSEEENVLNDRRLVEALVKQHAAKLYTQLQQDASNQTIDRVSIISDVLDNVSSDAFDVAQNQNWDGMPQGDPLSLDWTLPGAILFSVTTITTIGYGFIAPKTSTGRIICIFYSVFGIPITMLAIANLGLWFARQVRKVHKAISKFRKKKTDESKVAEVRCQSSYH; encoded by the exons ATGACAGTCAACTTCCAGGCAGTGATGCCATATAAGAGAATGGGTAGTGGCCGTCGACATAGCTTGTCAAGGGATGACGACTCTTCCGATACAG atCACGAGTATTCATTGCAATCCTATCATCATCTTCGTGATGAGACCTCTTTTGGCCTGAGGCGGAGAAATATTTCTAATAACGCTCAAAAGAATCCTCCAAGCAAAAAGGGCAAAGGAGAATATCCTCATAATCTAAGTACAAAGGCTATTTGCATAAACTTTGTCACTGTCGTTATATCAACCATTGGACTCATAGCCTTGGTTCTTGGCTACTGTTGTCTTGGTGGAGCGGTATTTCAGTGGCTCGAAGCTGATTCAGAAGAGGAAAATGTGCTAAATGACAGAAGACTTGTTGAAGCCCTGGTGAAGCAGCACGCTGCCAAGCTGTACACTCAGCTACAACAAGATGCGTCCAACCAGACTATTGACAGAGTCAGCATAATCAGTGATGTCCTAGATAATGTAAGCAGTGACGCTTTTGATGTAGCCCAAAACCAAAACTGGGATGGAATGCCTCAAGGAGACCCGCTATCTCTAGACTGGACTTTACCAGGAGCGATTCTCTTTTCTGTGACTACTATAACAACAATAG GTTATGGATTTATAGCTCCCAAAACCTCAACAGGCAGAATTATATGCATATTTTACTCGGTCTTTGGAATACCTATCACCATGTTGGCCATAGCCAATCTCGGGCTCTGGTTCGCTCGTCAAGTACGGAAAGTACACAAAGCCATCTCTAAGTTTCGAAAGAAAAAAACTGATGAAAGTAAGGTGGCAGAGGTAAG GTGCCAGTCATCATATCACTAA
- the LOC137388315 gene encoding two pore potassium channel protein sup-9-like, which yields MVGYILGGAALFSEWEKNISFIDGAYFCFVTLTTIGFGDLVPGVYSGKGDWIPEEDGSRSGGDALKLTICGVYLFFGLSLLAMCMDLMKEEVRANFLWLGYRTNLMTQRSAEEVIEDYIAQQTGG from the exons ATGGTCGGATATATTCTGGGCGGAGCAGCCCTTTTCTCTGAATGGGAGAAAAACATAAGCTTTATAGATGGCGCCTATTTCTGTTTTGTTACTCTGACTACAATAGGATTTGGCGATTTG GTGCCAGGTGTTTACTCAGGAAAAGGTGATTGGATTCCAGAAGAAGACGGAAGCCGGTCAGGAGGAGATGCACTAAAACTAACTATATGTGGTGTTTATCTTTTCTTCGGCCTCTCCCTGCTTGCCATGTGTATGGATCTGATGAAAGAGGAGGTCAGAGCTAACTTCCTGTGGCTTGGCTATCGAACAAACTTAATGACGCAGCGATCAGCTGAAGAGGTCATTGAGGATTACATAGCTCAGCAGACAGGCGGCTAA
- the LOC137387504 gene encoding putative ankyrin repeat protein RF_0381 translates to MLKLLNRHLLFSCARQADGTFVTFMPQKCLCIPFSTAAPYSSNFGNVTNKSQRFFSQSGQEAFELALATEFSKMSEKHKSNHLKQQNANLLLHSSLVKGNKSTLLEALKLGCDLKSLSKHGDPPLVAAAAVDPYTAHDPKSGKDGMLEIIDVLLEHKDCDINARGAGGDTALHRSVAVRAKNRIKYLLERGCDVDIRDSRGQTALFEALGFIEGLELILRYQPLLDVYDAEGNTPLIYCMMSESPNSLAALNLLTDAGCNTNCVSSNGKTGLMVTLRSDGQLPRSSERVEKSLLLIAHGININAQDAKGRTALHHAVSSECLDLIKVLLKNKASVEIKDNAGQTVQEVAKLTSNSKLVRLIERAADKSARLLPYEDAMQNLEGLYEVINDDGELRNDQKLLIGSQITALENSLQGLVAAGRGADMMAVEHKRKLTQNRDALCEEMMPRFLLKSLLSDKILSEDDVQTISAEKSRSLMCVKLLDLIVHRGSRAYSSLLRALRSTKQAHVCKILGDDEEGITK, encoded by the exons ATGCTGAAACTCCTCAACCGTCATTTGCTTTTCTCCTGTGCGAGGCAGGCCGATGGAACTTTTGTAACATTTATGCCACAAAAATGCCTCTGTATCCCGTTCTCGACGGCAGCTCCTTATAGTTCCAATTTTGGAAATGTAACCAACAAGTCACAACGGTTTTTTTCTCAAAGTGGTCAAG AGGCATTTGAGCTTGCGTTAGCGACGGAATTCtccaaaatgtcagaaaaaCACAAATCAAACCATCTGAAACAGCAAAACGCTAATCTTCTTCTGCATTCATCATTAGTTAAAGGCAACAAATCTACATTGTTAGAAGCACTCAAATTAGGCTGTGATTTAAAAAGTCTCTCCAAGCATGGTGATCCTCCTCTAGTTGCTGCCGCTGCAGTTGATCCGTACACAGCGCATGACCCCAAGAGCGGCAAAGATGGCATGTTGGAAATCATTGATGTTCTTCTTGAACACAAAGACTGTGACATAAATGCACGAGGTGCTGGTGGTGATACCGCTTTGCACAGATCCGTTGCTGTGAGAGCAAAAAATAGAATTAAGTACTTGCTCGAAAGAGGCTGTGATGTTGACATACGAGATAGCCGAGGACAGACAGCTCTGTTTGAGGCTTTGGGATTTATTGAAGGATTGGAACTAATTCTGAGGTACCAACCCCTATTAGATGTGTATGATGCCGAAGGAAACACTCCCCTGATTTATTGCATGATGTCGGAATCTCCCAACTCATTAGCTGCTTTGAACCTTCTGACAGATGCTGGTTGTAACACCAATTGCGTGTCATCAAACGGAAAGACTGGCCTCATGGTCACCCTGAGGTCAGATGGGCAGCTTCCTCGGTCTTCAGAG CGTGTTGAGAAGAGCCTATTGCTGATAGCCCATGGTATAAACATTAACGCGCAGGATGCAAAGGGACGCACAGCCCTACACCATGCTGTCTCGAGTGAGTGTCTGGACCTTATCAAGGTATTACTCAAGAATAAGGCGAGCGTCGAAATAAAGGACAATGCTGGCCAGACTGTGCAGGAAGTAGCGAAACTTACTTCCAACTCAAAGCTTGTCAG GCTGATTGAGCGAGCCGCTGACAAGTCAGCACGACTCCTACCGTATGAAGATGCCATGCAGAATCTTGAAGGTCTCTATGAGGTCATCAACGATGATGGTGAGCTGCGAAATGATCAGAAGCTGCTAATTGGGTCTCAAATTACAGCGCTAGAGAACTCATTGCAG GGATTGGTTGCTGCTGGAAGAGGTGCTGACATGATGGCCGTCGAGCATAAGCGCAAGCTGACTCAGAATCGTGATGCTCTCTGTGAAGAGATGATGCCTCGCTTCCTTCTTAAAAGTCTTCTTTCTGACAA AATATTATCAGAAGACGATGTGCAGACGATATCAGCGGAAAAGTCTCGCTCTCTCATGTGTGTTAAACTGCTGGATCTGATAGTACACCGGGGGAGCCGTGCTTACTCTTCACTTCTGCGCGCCCTCCGCAGCACCAAGCAAGCTCATGTTTGTAAAATCTTGGGAGATGATGAAGAAGGAATTACAAAATAG